The following are encoded together in the Daphnia magna isolate NIES linkage group LG8, ASM2063170v1.1, whole genome shotgun sequence genome:
- the LOC123475341 gene encoding uncharacterized protein LOC123475341, whose amino-acid sequence MKIFPENMEMKMANDMCVHRICIVWICNRGKRFLVLSVYEEHHHNSHHVACGHCTFVKIYIFFSANMRANSGPISVEQDCNGDNGAVLKQLLLTGKGDVRKDHSNIKSYYQTSLANQTSSSIQSSANQLCIPLMKSKQIPELSLQRESLGVHAAHPSHHIWVREADRWSPPVLTAPSDGRVYSPPSTPVAHIEPYVEPQVMYNPYFLWQLYSYKQSCNNNYYSLSQYQKIC is encoded by the exons TGTGTCCATCGAATCTGCATTGTTTGGATTTGCAACCGTGGTAAAAGGTTCCTAGTTCTTTCTGTATATGAAGAACATCATCACAATTCCCATCACGTCGCATGCGGTCACTGTACCTTCGtgaaaatttatatattttt TTCTGCTAATATGCGTGCCAATTCAGGACCAATTTCAGTGGAGCAAGATTGCAATGGGGATAACGGAGCCGTTCTTAAGCAGTTGCTACTCACAG GTAAGGGAGATGTACGAAAAGATCATTCGAATATAAAAAGCTACTACCAGACTTCACTGGCTAACCAAACATCTTCTTCAATCCAATCATCAGCAAATCAGTTGTGTATCCCTTTGATGAAGTCTAAACAAATACCAGAACTTAGTCTGCAACGAGAATCGTTGGGTGTTCATGCTGCACATCCAAGTCATCATATCTGGGTGAGGGAGGCAGACCGCTGGAGCCCTCCTGTCCTTACTGCTCCATCAGACGGAAGAGTATATTCACCCCCGTCAACTCCTGTCGCACATATTGAGCCCTACGTTGAGCCTCAAGTGATGTACAATCCTTATTTCTTATGGCAGCTTTATTCTTATAAGCAATCTTGCAATAACAACTACTATTCTTTATCTCAGTATCAGAAAATTTGTTGA